In Sphaerospermopsis torques-reginae ITEP-024, the genomic window CATACAGATTTTAAACCATAAGCGACATCAAAATCCGAGAGTATCCTTTCTACCATTAACTTAGTAGCACCATAGGGGTTAATGGGATTTTGGGGATGATTTTCAGTAATAGGGATAAATTTTGGGACTCCGTAAGTAGCACAGGTAGAAGAAAAGACAAATTTTTTAATAGACGCTGCCAGCATCGCTTCCAATAACGTCAAAGTTGCCACAACATTATTACGGTAGTATTTGTCCGGGTCAGTTACGGATTCACCTACATAGGCATAAGCAGAAAAGTGCATAACTGCTTCAATGTTGTGAGTTTGAAACAGATGATCCAACAGGGAACGATCTTCTATATCTCCGACAATGAGTTTTACCTGCAAAACCTGTTCTACCAAATCTCGATGGCCATAGACCAGATTATCCAGGATTACGACCTGATAACCCGCTTGCAGTAAGGCTTTCACAGCATGAGAACCGATGTATCCTGCTCCCCCTGTGACTAGGATGGTGGGGTTTTGCGTTGACATAATTTTTCCTTTTAACGAGTTGACGACGACTACTCAATTAATTTATGCCACTGGTGTTAGGTTAGTCTTTTGAAAAATTCCAAATAATACACTCAGTGTCAAAAATTTGCTCTAAAATCACTACGACGGTAGTCTGTGTGCGTGAGGTGAGAGTTATTTTTAAGTCAGTGATAAATTGCAGTTTGACGATAAAATAAACCCACTTATCTTATTCTCATAGACTAGCCGCACAAGAAAATTAGAGAGTTAATCTATGTTTCAATTACTCAGCCGGGTCTTACTGTGGCTATTAATTGGCGTTGTTGCCTATTCTTTGTTCCAAAGATTCTACCCAACAGTAAGCTTTGTTGGCCGATTTGTGTTAGGGATTGTACTGGTTGTTTTAGCTTTGGCATTTTTTAATCCTGGTGAACCTGCGGTGGCTTCCCTGTGGCGGTTTATCTCTTTTCCTCTCAAACCTCTGGGCGCAGCCGCTTTAATGTTGATGCTTGCTGCCCAAAAAATTAAAGGCGGTGGCATAGAAAAACCAGGGGGATACTTGTTGGCTTGGGCGCTGACAATTTTGTTATTGTCGAGTACACCCGCTATTGCTTACTTTTTAGTTAGAACACCGGTTGCAGCTATATTGCCTCCTCCTACATTCGTAGCAACAGTACCAGCTATTAAACCAGCTATTAACAGTGCCAATACCATCTCCGATGTGATGACTGCTGGCATTTTACCTGTGGGTGATGTGAAAATCCCATCTTATCTACTACAAAATCCTCAAGCTATCAGTACAAGGGGGTTGCGTGTAGAAGACTTTGTACCTAATGCGGAAACTCTGCAACTCACAACCCAAGTTTGGGAAAGTTATCTTAATCAAATTTACGTTTTCTTACGTGGGCGCTCGTAATCAGGAGAGCAAGGAGTCAGGAGTCAGGAGTCAGAAGAAATTAACCTCTTGCTTCTTGCCTCTTGACTTTTGCCAGTTAGGATGACAAAGTGTACAATTGCTTAAATGGCACAATCTCGACGGCTTGCTAAACTCGGTAGTTACTTACGTCCCCATTGGCGAGAGACTGCTTTAGGCATTATTGCTTTATTGTCTGTCAATGGGTTAGGCGTTTATATTCCTTTGCTGATTCGCTCTGGGGTGGATACGCTTTCCACAACTTTTAGCTTGGATCAGGTACTACGTTATGTAGTGATCATTATCGCCCTCAGTTCCGCAATGTGGATGATGCGGATGGCTTCCCGCATCTGGATTTTTGGTGTGGGTCGTCAGGTAGAATTTGAACTGAAACAGCGCATTTTTGAACATTTACTGAAACTAGAACCGGCTTATTTTGCCAGTAATACTCCTGGTGATCTTATTAGTCGGGCTACTAGCGATGTGGACAATATCAGGCGGTTGTTGGGTTTTGCGGTATTGAGTTTAGCAAATACTTTTTTTGCTTATACTCTGACGCTGCCAGTAATGCTATCAATTAGTGTGGATCTGACTTTAGCTTCTCTGGCAGTTTATCCGTTTATGTTTTTGTTGGTGCATTTTTTTAGCGATCGCCTACGCACACAACAAGCTGCTGTCCAAGAACAACTTTCGGATATTAGCGAACTGATCCAAGAAGATATCAGTGGTATTTCTTTGATTAAAATTTACGCTCAAGAAGAAAATGAGCGTCGAGCTTTTCAAAAGAAAAATCAGGCTTTATTAACAGCTAATTTGACATTAGCTAAAACTCGAAATACTCTATTTCCCCTCGTTGGTGGTTTAGCTAATATTAGTTCCTTAATTATTATTTGGTTGGGAACTATGCGGATATCTTCTGGTAATCTGGCTGTGGGTGATTTTTTGGCTTTATTGATTTATGTAGAGCGTTTAGTTTTCCCCACGGCTTTATTAGGTTTTACCATTACTGCTTACCAAAGAGGTGAGGTGAGTATTGATCGCTTAGAATCAATTTTTAGCATCACTCCCAAAATTCAAGATCCACCTGATGCTATTTCTCTACCCACAAATACAGTTAAAGGTGAAGTTACAGCCAAAAATTTTAGTTACACCTACCCTGGTGCTAATATCCCGGCTTTAGATGATATTAACTTTACTATTAAACCAGGGGAAGTGGTGGCAATTGTCGGGGCTATCGGTTGCGGAAAATCTACTTTGGCTAATGCTTTACCCCGGTTGTTGGATATTCAGGAAGGACAGTTATTTTTAGATGGTTTGGATATTACAAAAATAGCATTAAATGATTTACGAGGTGCGATCGCCTACGTTCCTCAAGATAGTTTTTTGTTTAGTACCACCATTAAAAATAATATCCGTTATGGCGACCCCATTAGTGAACAAGAAAGGGTAGAAGCTGTTGCTAATCTCGCTCAAATAGCTGCCGAAATTAAGAATTTTCCCCAGGAATATGAAACAATTGTCGGTGAAAGAGGAATTACCCTTTCCGGTGGTCAGCGACAACGTACATCTTTAGCTAGAGCCATGTTAATTGATGCTCCGGTTTTAATTTTAGATGATGCCCTTTCTAGTGTAGATAATCAAACTGCTACCCAAATTTTAAAAAATCTCTCTAGCGGTACACAACGAAAAACCGTGATTTTCATTACTCATCAACTTTCAGCAGCGGCGACTGCTGATAGAATTATGGTCATGGATCATGGTAAAATTGTGCAAATTGGTAAACATTCAGAACTTGTGGAACAGTCAGGATTATATCAAAAATTGTGGAGTCAGCATCAAGTAGAGGAGTTACTACATTGAGTGACTACATTAAAGTAGCAAATTTTCCTGTAAGGGCGAAGCATTCGGGCGACCAATTATCAATTTTATGAACAGGTTATTTTCCCAGTGCTTCGCCCCTACGACTCCTGACTCCTATTCCTAACTAGCAACTTGGGTTATTTAATTTATTTATGACTTTATCCCCTTACCTTACTTCTCAATCAGATCCTCCTCTTCCCCCTGGGGAAAACCTACCCACAATGTATGATTTACCTAGTGAGAACCCAGAGGAAAAAGGTTTGCCAGACGAATTTCATTTTTTACAACCATTACTTTTATACCTGACTTTTCAACCTATAAACTGGCTTCCAGAATTGGTGTATAGTGCTGCTGATCTAAATCTTTATTATGATTTAGAGCATCCTTTATGGTATAAACGTCCAGATTGGTTTGGTGTAGTTGGTGTTT contains:
- the galE gene encoding UDP-glucose 4-epimerase GalE, with product MSTQNPTILVTGGAGYIGSHAVKALLQAGYQVVILDNLVYGHRDLVEQVLQVKLIVGDIEDRSLLDHLFQTHNIEAVMHFSAYAYVGESVTDPDKYYRNNVVATLTLLEAMLAASIKKFVFSSTCATYGVPKFIPITENHPQNPINPYGATKLMVERILSDFDVAYGLKSVCFRYFNAAGADPSGLLGEDHNPETHLIPLVLQTALGKRQSISIFGTDYSTPDGTCIRDYIHVSDLADAHILGLEYLLKGGESNVFNLGNGNGFSVKEVIAAAQEVTGINISVQECDRRPGDPPSLIGSSEKARKILGWQPIYPDIKDIVTHAWNWHQKRHK
- a CDS encoding ABC transporter ATP-binding protein gives rise to the protein MAQSRRLAKLGSYLRPHWRETALGIIALLSVNGLGVYIPLLIRSGVDTLSTTFSLDQVLRYVVIIIALSSAMWMMRMASRIWIFGVGRQVEFELKQRIFEHLLKLEPAYFASNTPGDLISRATSDVDNIRRLLGFAVLSLANTFFAYTLTLPVMLSISVDLTLASLAVYPFMFLLVHFFSDRLRTQQAAVQEQLSDISELIQEDISGISLIKIYAQEENERRAFQKKNQALLTANLTLAKTRNTLFPLVGGLANISSLIIIWLGTMRISSGNLAVGDFLALLIYVERLVFPTALLGFTITAYQRGEVSIDRLESIFSITPKIQDPPDAISLPTNTVKGEVTAKNFSYTYPGANIPALDDINFTIKPGEVVAIVGAIGCGKSTLANALPRLLDIQEGQLFLDGLDITKIALNDLRGAIAYVPQDSFLFSTTIKNNIRYGDPISEQERVEAVANLAQIAAEIKNFPQEYETIVGERGITLSGGQRQRTSLARAMLIDAPVLILDDALSSVDNQTATQILKNLSSGTQRKTVIFITHQLSAAATADRIMVMDHGKIVQIGKHSELVEQSGLYQKLWSQHQVEELLH